The genomic stretch GCTACTACATATACTATTTTTGGAGGATTGAAAAAACTAGAAAAACAAATAGGTCAAATTGATCTTCTTTTGTTTGGTAAACAAGCGGTTGATGGAGATACAGGACAAGTAGGCCCTGGAATAGCAACAAGATATGGCTATCCATTAGGAGCTTATGTAGTTAGAATTGAAAAAATTGATTTTGAAAATAAAGAGTTAGTAGTCGTAAGAAGACTTGATAGAGGCTACGAAAAAATAAAGATTAAAATGCCTGCTGTTCTAACAGTGACAGATGAATTAAACGAACCGCGCTATGCAGATTTACCAAATCTAATTAGGGCAATTAAATATGAACCAACTACTTGGACATTGAAAGAGTTAGAACTTGATCCAAAGAAATGTGGTTTTTTTGGTTCACCTACTAGAGTTATAAACACAAACATTCCACCTGCTAGAAAAGGTGGAGATATTATATCTAAGAATGAAGAACCTGAAAAAGCTGTTGAGAAGTTTTTAGAGGTATTGCTAAAGAAAGAATCTATTAGACTTATAGATTCATTGAAATCTCTTTTGGAAGGTGATAACTGATGGAAAAAAAGATAATTTTTGTATTAGTTGAACATCATGACAAAAAAGTTCATCCGGTTTCGTGGGAATTGATTGGTAAAGCGAGGGAATTAGCTGCGAAACTTGACAACTCAGAGGTGTGGGGAATTGTATTGGGTGATGAATTAGAAAATATATGTAATGAGGCTATAAAAAGAGGTGCAGACAAAGTTATTTACGTTAAAAATAGCAGATTTAATCGTTATATAAATTACGAATATCAAACTGCAATAGTAAACGTAGTAAAAAAATATAATCCGGAAATATTTTTGATTGGAGCAACGTTGGAGGGAAGAGAACTCGCGGGCATGGTAGCCACAAAGTTAGAAACAGGACTTACAGCGGATTGTACAGGTTTAGATATAGTTAGTGATAATAGAACTGGGAAGAAAATACTTGCAATGACAAGACCG from Thermosipho atlanticus DSM 15807 encodes the following:
- a CDS encoding electron transfer flavoprotein subunit beta/FixA family protein is translated as MNVIVCIKQVPDTTNVRIDRKTNNLVREGVPSIINPDDQRALELGAQLKENFGAKVFVVTMGPPQAKEALKDAISFGLDEAFLLSDRAFAGADTLATTYTIFGGLKKLEKQIGQIDLLLFGKQAVDGDTGQVGPGIATRYGYPLGAYVVRIEKIDFENKELVVVRRLDRGYEKIKIKMPAVLTVTDELNEPRYADLPNLIRAIKYEPTTWTLKELELDPKKCGFFGSPTRVINTNIPPARKGGDIISKNEEPEKAVEKFLEVLLKKESIRLIDSLKSLLEGDN